A window from Ovis canadensis isolate MfBH-ARS-UI-01 breed Bighorn chromosome 4, ARS-UI_OviCan_v2, whole genome shotgun sequence encodes these proteins:
- the LOC138439365 gene encoding uncharacterized protein isoform X5 yields MNSSGNNENFEGSNSRPFFYVHPMAQQPHLGPWYQNPAYNPLSISGAAFTNGSLYFPVVLSEYPAFLVPQSPLPTTVNRRSIVPMFYNTAQFRQYGGYWEKMKTKDTQTEAEPQQAENLNEKQDMHSEGDGPEVGKVTSIPASTSNEMMPSYDVVYAQDMPQKEVPQNGISQSFCESRGMLYNSYEDRDRMNLDEQKKRYAALSQNPPPPNGRDEIQNTRNSKLCQSAGDMNKLHQERAPCASMEAVKDLSLHSESSQKPFTTGESKPENRSGSHGSPETVGEEAERSSHPEMPVPSPPGVAQVSKEDEGIQCDLTWWTEVQSGNSPESSLGSGRRGADQMSVGSQNQDEVNEVENNGCEGQVPSPTWLAQVNKVDEGIQCDMGCSEAQVEKFPQQMPSRGEETAPDSKTKGSWKQPDTNRKLSADKEEMIMNDETGEVYDENLKRYAKIKKTLKGRKLKELSSFSNVKTAYLLKKSAILTIVLPEDSEDSELEEEGDMDEVGCLLEEVSPQSPLTSSKERSYEAGRIIRMLPENSLPPQLMVWPTRNKCKLLQAYGECECVPAVYQWKRQDGCESTGIRLQSTPTMAKPEGLQSRRASYRPLE; encoded by the exons ATGAACTCTTCAGGAAACAACGAAAATTTTGAGGGCAGTAACTCCAGACCTTTCTTCTATGTGCATCCCATGGCCCAGCAGCCTCACCTGGGTCCCTGGTACCAGAATCCTGCCTATAATCCACTCTCCATTTCTGGGGCAG cTTTCACAAATGGAAGTCTGTATTTTCCAGTGGTGCTCAGTGAGTATCCTGCCTTCCTCGTCCCTCAATCCCCATTGCCTACTACTGTTAACCGAAGATCCATAGTCCCTATGTTTTATAACACGGCACAATTCCGGCAGTATGGTGGCtattgggaaaaaatgaaaacaaaggacaCGCAAACGGAAGCTGAACCTCAACAGGCTGAAAACTTGAATGAAAAACAAGACATGCACTCAGAAGGCGACGGCCCTGAGGTAGGAAAGGTGACCAGTATTCCTGCGAGTACAtcaaatgaaatgatgccatcgTATGATGTGGTTTATGCTCAGGATATGCCACAGAAGGAGGTGCCGCAAAATGGGATTTCACAAAGTTTCTGTGAAAGTAGAGGAATGCTTTATAACTCTTATGAGGATAGAGACCGCATGAACTTGGATGAACAAAAGAAGAGATATGCAGCTCTTTCCCAAAACCCACCACCTCCGAATGGCAGAGATGAGATCCAGAATACCCGGAACTCAAAATTGTGCCAGTCTGCTGGAGATATGAACAAGCTTCATCAGGAACGGGCACCCTGCGCCAGCATGGAAGCAGTTAAAGACCTGAGCCTACATTCAGAATCATCTCAGAAGCCCTTTACTACAGGGGAAAGTAAGCCAGAGAACAGGAGCGGGAGCCATGGCTCCCCTGAGACTGTGGGAGAAGAGGCAGAGCGCAGCAGCCACCCTGAGATGCCTGTCCCATCCCCTCCCGGCGTGGCTCAGGTCAGCAAAGAAGATGAGGGCATCCAGTGCGACTTGACTTGGTGGACTGAGGTACAGTCTGGGAATTCCCCTGAGTCTTCACTAGGAAGTGGTAGGAGGGGAGCAGATCAGATGTCAGTGGGGAGCCAGAACCAGGATGAAGTTAATGAAGTGGAGAACAATGGCTGCGAGGGGCAAGTTCCCTCCCCTACCTGGTTGGCCCAGGTCAACAAAGTGGATGAGGGCATCCAGTGTGACATGGGTTGCTCTGAAGCTCAGGTAGAGAAATTCCCCCAGCAAATGCCCTCTAGGGGTGAAGAGACAGCACCAGACAGCAAAACCAAGGGATCTTGGAAACAACCAGACACCAATAGGAAATTAAGTGCAGATAAAGAGGAAATGATCATGAATGATGAGACTGGGGAGGTATATGATGAGAACTTGAAAAGGTATGCGAAGATTAAAAAGACTCTGAAAGGCAGGAAGCTGAAAGAGCTGAGCAGCTTCTCAAATGTTAAGACAGCCTATCTGTTGAAGAAAAGTGCCATCTTGACCATCGTGCTTCCTGAGGATTCAGAAGACTCTGAGTTGGAAGAGGAGGGTGACATGGATGAGGTAGGATGCCTCCTTGAAGAAGTGAGTCCACAGAGTCCTCTGACATCTTCCAAAGAAAGGTCTTACGAGGCTGGAAGGATAATCAGGATGCTGCCGGAgaactctctccctccccaactTATGGTGTGGCCCAccagaaataaatgcaagttATTACAAGCTTATGGTGAATGTGAATGTGTCCCTGCAGTTTACCAGTGGAAACGACAGGATGGCTGTGAAAGCACTGGTATCAGGCTCCAAAGCACACCCACCATGGCCAAGCCAGAGGGACTGCAGTCCAGGAGGGCCTCTTACAGACCACTGGAAT
- the LOC138439365 gene encoding uncharacterized protein isoform X4 has protein sequence MATGLRNAGRWTSPDAPPLLREPRPQGGPTHEGLAAGSCREQQELACTGSQAFTNGSLYFPVVLSEYPAFLVPQSPLPTTVNRRSIVPMFYNTAQFRQYGGYWEKMKTKDTQTEAEPQQAENLNEKQDMHSEGDGPEVGKVTSIPASTSNEMMPSYDVVYAQDMPQKEVPQNGISQSFCESRGMLYNSYEDRDRMNLDEQKKRYAALSQNPPPPNGRDEIQNTRNSKLCQSAGDMNKLHQERAPCASMEAVKDLSLHSESSQKPFTTGESKPENRSGSHGSPETVGEEAERSSHPEMPVPSPPGVAQVSKEDEGIQCDLTWWTEVQSGNSPESSLGSGRRGADQMSVGSQNQDEVNEVENNGCEGQVPSPTWLAQVNKVDEGIQCDMGCSEAQVEKFPQQMPSRGEETAPDSKTKGSWKQPDTNRKLSADKEEMIMNDETGEVYDENLKRYAKIKKTLKGRKLKELSSFSNVKTAYLLKKSAILTIVLPEDSEDSELEEEGDMDEVGCLLEEVSPQSPLTSSKERSYEAGRIIRMLPENSLPPQLMVWPTRNKCKLLQAYGECECVPAVYQWKRQDGCESTGIRLQSTPTMAKPEGLQSRRASYRPLE, from the exons ATGGCCACCGGCCTCAGAAACGCCGGCCGGTGGACAAGCCCGGACGCCCCGCCCCTCCTGCGCGAGCCCCGCCCCCAGGGAGGTCCCACCCACGAGGGCCTGGCGGCGGGAAGCTGTAGAGAGCAGCAGGAGCTCGCCTGCACCGGAAGCCAAG cTTTCACAAATGGAAGTCTGTATTTTCCAGTGGTGCTCAGTGAGTATCCTGCCTTCCTCGTCCCTCAATCCCCATTGCCTACTACTGTTAACCGAAGATCCATAGTCCCTATGTTTTATAACACGGCACAATTCCGGCAGTATGGTGGCtattgggaaaaaatgaaaacaaaggacaCGCAAACGGAAGCTGAACCTCAACAGGCTGAAAACTTGAATGAAAAACAAGACATGCACTCAGAAGGCGACGGCCCTGAGGTAGGAAAGGTGACCAGTATTCCTGCGAGTACAtcaaatgaaatgatgccatcgTATGATGTGGTTTATGCTCAGGATATGCCACAGAAGGAGGTGCCGCAAAATGGGATTTCACAAAGTTTCTGTGAAAGTAGAGGAATGCTTTATAACTCTTATGAGGATAGAGACCGCATGAACTTGGATGAACAAAAGAAGAGATATGCAGCTCTTTCCCAAAACCCACCACCTCCGAATGGCAGAGATGAGATCCAGAATACCCGGAACTCAAAATTGTGCCAGTCTGCTGGAGATATGAACAAGCTTCATCAGGAACGGGCACCCTGCGCCAGCATGGAAGCAGTTAAAGACCTGAGCCTACATTCAGAATCATCTCAGAAGCCCTTTACTACAGGGGAAAGTAAGCCAGAGAACAGGAGCGGGAGCCATGGCTCCCCTGAGACTGTGGGAGAAGAGGCAGAGCGCAGCAGCCACCCTGAGATGCCTGTCCCATCCCCTCCCGGCGTGGCTCAGGTCAGCAAAGAAGATGAGGGCATCCAGTGCGACTTGACTTGGTGGACTGAGGTACAGTCTGGGAATTCCCCTGAGTCTTCACTAGGAAGTGGTAGGAGGGGAGCAGATCAGATGTCAGTGGGGAGCCAGAACCAGGATGAAGTTAATGAAGTGGAGAACAATGGCTGCGAGGGGCAAGTTCCCTCCCCTACCTGGTTGGCCCAGGTCAACAAAGTGGATGAGGGCATCCAGTGTGACATGGGTTGCTCTGAAGCTCAGGTAGAGAAATTCCCCCAGCAAATGCCCTCTAGGGGTGAAGAGACAGCACCAGACAGCAAAACCAAGGGATCTTGGAAACAACCAGACACCAATAGGAAATTAAGTGCAGATAAAGAGGAAATGATCATGAATGATGAGACTGGGGAGGTATATGATGAGAACTTGAAAAGGTATGCGAAGATTAAAAAGACTCTGAAAGGCAGGAAGCTGAAAGAGCTGAGCAGCTTCTCAAATGTTAAGACAGCCTATCTGTTGAAGAAAAGTGCCATCTTGACCATCGTGCTTCCTGAGGATTCAGAAGACTCTGAGTTGGAAGAGGAGGGTGACATGGATGAGGTAGGATGCCTCCTTGAAGAAGTGAGTCCACAGAGTCCTCTGACATCTTCCAAAGAAAGGTCTTACGAGGCTGGAAGGATAATCAGGATGCTGCCGGAgaactctctccctccccaactTATGGTGTGGCCCAccagaaataaatgcaagttATTACAAGCTTATGGTGAATGTGAATGTGTCCCTGCAGTTTACCAGTGGAAACGACAGGATGGCTGTGAAAGCACTGGTATCAGGCTCCAAAGCACACCCACCATGGCCAAGCCAGAGGGACTGCAGTCCAGGAGGGCCTCTTACAGACCACTGGAAT
- the LOC138439365 gene encoding uncharacterized protein isoform X2 encodes MATGLRNAGRWTSPDAPPLLREPRPQGGPTHEGLAAGSCREQQELACTGSQAFTNGSLYFPVVLSEYPAFLVPQSPLPTTVNRRSIVPMFYNTAQFRQYGGYWEKMKTKDTQTEAEPQQAENLNEKQDMHSEGDGPEVGKVTSIPASTSNEMMPSYDVVYAQDMPQKEVPQNGISQSFCESRGMLYNSYEDRDRMNLDEQKKRYAALSQNPPPPNGRDEIQNTRNSKLCQSAGDMNKLHQERAPCASMEAVKDLSLHSESSQKPFTTGESKPENRSGSHGSPETVGEEAERSSHPEMPVPSPPGVAQVSKEDEGIQCDLTWWTEVQSGNSPESSLGSGRRGADQMSVGSQNQDEVNEVENNGCEGQVPSPTWLAQVNKVDEGIQCDMGCSEAQVEKFPQQMPSRGEETAPDSKTKGSWKQPDTNRKLSADKEEMIMNDETGEVYDENLKRYAKIKKTLKGRKLKELSSFSNVKTAYLLKKSAILTIVLPEDSEDSELEEEGDMDEVGCLLEEVSPQSPLTSSKERSYEAGRIIRMLPENSLPPQLMVWPTRNKCKLLQAYGECECVPAVYQWKRQDGCESTGIRLQSTPTMAKPEGLQSRRASYRPLECNCERAKTKVPYKVPEI; translated from the exons ATGGCCACCGGCCTCAGAAACGCCGGCCGGTGGACAAGCCCGGACGCCCCGCCCCTCCTGCGCGAGCCCCGCCCCCAGGGAGGTCCCACCCACGAGGGCCTGGCGGCGGGAAGCTGTAGAGAGCAGCAGGAGCTCGCCTGCACCGGAAGCCAAG cTTTCACAAATGGAAGTCTGTATTTTCCAGTGGTGCTCAGTGAGTATCCTGCCTTCCTCGTCCCTCAATCCCCATTGCCTACTACTGTTAACCGAAGATCCATAGTCCCTATGTTTTATAACACGGCACAATTCCGGCAGTATGGTGGCtattgggaaaaaatgaaaacaaaggacaCGCAAACGGAAGCTGAACCTCAACAGGCTGAAAACTTGAATGAAAAACAAGACATGCACTCAGAAGGCGACGGCCCTGAGGTAGGAAAGGTGACCAGTATTCCTGCGAGTACAtcaaatgaaatgatgccatcgTATGATGTGGTTTATGCTCAGGATATGCCACAGAAGGAGGTGCCGCAAAATGGGATTTCACAAAGTTTCTGTGAAAGTAGAGGAATGCTTTATAACTCTTATGAGGATAGAGACCGCATGAACTTGGATGAACAAAAGAAGAGATATGCAGCTCTTTCCCAAAACCCACCACCTCCGAATGGCAGAGATGAGATCCAGAATACCCGGAACTCAAAATTGTGCCAGTCTGCTGGAGATATGAACAAGCTTCATCAGGAACGGGCACCCTGCGCCAGCATGGAAGCAGTTAAAGACCTGAGCCTACATTCAGAATCATCTCAGAAGCCCTTTACTACAGGGGAAAGTAAGCCAGAGAACAGGAGCGGGAGCCATGGCTCCCCTGAGACTGTGGGAGAAGAGGCAGAGCGCAGCAGCCACCCTGAGATGCCTGTCCCATCCCCTCCCGGCGTGGCTCAGGTCAGCAAAGAAGATGAGGGCATCCAGTGCGACTTGACTTGGTGGACTGAGGTACAGTCTGGGAATTCCCCTGAGTCTTCACTAGGAAGTGGTAGGAGGGGAGCAGATCAGATGTCAGTGGGGAGCCAGAACCAGGATGAAGTTAATGAAGTGGAGAACAATGGCTGCGAGGGGCAAGTTCCCTCCCCTACCTGGTTGGCCCAGGTCAACAAAGTGGATGAGGGCATCCAGTGTGACATGGGTTGCTCTGAAGCTCAGGTAGAGAAATTCCCCCAGCAAATGCCCTCTAGGGGTGAAGAGACAGCACCAGACAGCAAAACCAAGGGATCTTGGAAACAACCAGACACCAATAGGAAATTAAGTGCAGATAAAGAGGAAATGATCATGAATGATGAGACTGGGGAGGTATATGATGAGAACTTGAAAAGGTATGCGAAGATTAAAAAGACTCTGAAAGGCAGGAAGCTGAAAGAGCTGAGCAGCTTCTCAAATGTTAAGACAGCCTATCTGTTGAAGAAAAGTGCCATCTTGACCATCGTGCTTCCTGAGGATTCAGAAGACTCTGAGTTGGAAGAGGAGGGTGACATGGATGAGGTAGGATGCCTCCTTGAAGAAGTGAGTCCACAGAGTCCTCTGACATCTTCCAAAGAAAGGTCTTACGAGGCTGGAAGGATAATCAGGATGCTGCCGGAgaactctctccctccccaactTATGGTGTGGCCCAccagaaataaatgcaagttATTACAAGCTTATGGTGAATGTGAATGTGTCCCTGCAGTTTACCAGTGGAAACGACAGGATGGCTGTGAAAGCACTGGTATCAGGCTCCAAAGCACACCCACCATGGCCAAGCCAGAGGGACTGCAGTCCAGGAGGGCCTCTTACAGACCACTGGAAT GTAACTGTGAGAGAGCTAAAACCAAGGTCCCTTACAAAGTACCAGAGATTTGA
- the LOC138439365 gene encoding uncharacterized protein isoform X1 gives MNSSGNNENFEGSNSRPFFYVHPMAQQPHLGPWYQNPAYNPLSISGAAFTNGSLYFPVVLSEYPAFLVPQSPLPTTVNRRSIVPMFYNTAQFRQYGGYWEKMKTKDTQTEAEPQQAENLNEKQDMHSEGDGPEVGKVTSIPASTSNEMMPSYDVVYAQDMPQKEVPQNGISQSFCESRGMLYNSYEDRDRMNLDEQKKRYAALSQNPPPPNGRDEIQNTRNSKLCQSAGDMNKLHQERAPCASMEAVKDLSLHSESSQKPFTTGESKPENRSGSHGSPETVGEEAERSSHPEMPVPSPPGVAQVSKEDEGIQCDLTWWTEVQSGNSPESSLGSGRRGADQMSVGSQNQDEVNEVENNGCEGQVPSPTWLAQVNKVDEGIQCDMGCSEAQVEKFPQQMPSRGEETAPDSKTKGSWKQPDTNRKLSADKEEMIMNDETGEVYDENLKRYAKIKKTLKGRKLKELSSFSNVKTAYLLKKSAILTIVLPEDSEDSELEEEGDMDEVGCLLEEVSPQSPLTSSKERSYEAGRIIRMLPENSLPPQLMVWPTRNKCKLLQAYGECECVPAVYQWKRQDGCESTGIRLQSTPTMAKPEGLQSRRASYRPLECSSTPSSNAILCWCGGWCAHSSTWSSPTLCGPQLLSGHLDKQTPLMRTR, from the exons ATGAACTCTTCAGGAAACAACGAAAATTTTGAGGGCAGTAACTCCAGACCTTTCTTCTATGTGCATCCCATGGCCCAGCAGCCTCACCTGGGTCCCTGGTACCAGAATCCTGCCTATAATCCACTCTCCATTTCTGGGGCAG cTTTCACAAATGGAAGTCTGTATTTTCCAGTGGTGCTCAGTGAGTATCCTGCCTTCCTCGTCCCTCAATCCCCATTGCCTACTACTGTTAACCGAAGATCCATAGTCCCTATGTTTTATAACACGGCACAATTCCGGCAGTATGGTGGCtattgggaaaaaatgaaaacaaaggacaCGCAAACGGAAGCTGAACCTCAACAGGCTGAAAACTTGAATGAAAAACAAGACATGCACTCAGAAGGCGACGGCCCTGAGGTAGGAAAGGTGACCAGTATTCCTGCGAGTACAtcaaatgaaatgatgccatcgTATGATGTGGTTTATGCTCAGGATATGCCACAGAAGGAGGTGCCGCAAAATGGGATTTCACAAAGTTTCTGTGAAAGTAGAGGAATGCTTTATAACTCTTATGAGGATAGAGACCGCATGAACTTGGATGAACAAAAGAAGAGATATGCAGCTCTTTCCCAAAACCCACCACCTCCGAATGGCAGAGATGAGATCCAGAATACCCGGAACTCAAAATTGTGCCAGTCTGCTGGAGATATGAACAAGCTTCATCAGGAACGGGCACCCTGCGCCAGCATGGAAGCAGTTAAAGACCTGAGCCTACATTCAGAATCATCTCAGAAGCCCTTTACTACAGGGGAAAGTAAGCCAGAGAACAGGAGCGGGAGCCATGGCTCCCCTGAGACTGTGGGAGAAGAGGCAGAGCGCAGCAGCCACCCTGAGATGCCTGTCCCATCCCCTCCCGGCGTGGCTCAGGTCAGCAAAGAAGATGAGGGCATCCAGTGCGACTTGACTTGGTGGACTGAGGTACAGTCTGGGAATTCCCCTGAGTCTTCACTAGGAAGTGGTAGGAGGGGAGCAGATCAGATGTCAGTGGGGAGCCAGAACCAGGATGAAGTTAATGAAGTGGAGAACAATGGCTGCGAGGGGCAAGTTCCCTCCCCTACCTGGTTGGCCCAGGTCAACAAAGTGGATGAGGGCATCCAGTGTGACATGGGTTGCTCTGAAGCTCAGGTAGAGAAATTCCCCCAGCAAATGCCCTCTAGGGGTGAAGAGACAGCACCAGACAGCAAAACCAAGGGATCTTGGAAACAACCAGACACCAATAGGAAATTAAGTGCAGATAAAGAGGAAATGATCATGAATGATGAGACTGGGGAGGTATATGATGAGAACTTGAAAAGGTATGCGAAGATTAAAAAGACTCTGAAAGGCAGGAAGCTGAAAGAGCTGAGCAGCTTCTCAAATGTTAAGACAGCCTATCTGTTGAAGAAAAGTGCCATCTTGACCATCGTGCTTCCTGAGGATTCAGAAGACTCTGAGTTGGAAGAGGAGGGTGACATGGATGAGGTAGGATGCCTCCTTGAAGAAGTGAGTCCACAGAGTCCTCTGACATCTTCCAAAGAAAGGTCTTACGAGGCTGGAAGGATAATCAGGATGCTGCCGGAgaactctctccctccccaactTATGGTGTGGCCCAccagaaataaatgcaagttATTACAAGCTTATGGTGAATGTGAATGTGTCCCTGCAGTTTACCAGTGGAAACGACAGGATGGCTGTGAAAGCACTGGTATCAGGCTCCAAAGCACACCCACCATGGCCAAGCCAGAGGGACTGCAGTCCAGGAGGGCCTCTTACAGACCACTGGAAT
- the LOC138439365 gene encoding uncharacterized protein isoform X3, with protein MNSSGNNENFEGSNSRPFFYVHPMAQQPHLGPWYQNPAYNPLSISGAAFTNGSLYFPVVLSEYPAFLVPQSPLPTTVNRRSIVPMFYNTAQFRQYGGYWEKMKTKDTQTEAEPQQAENLNEKQDMHSEGDGPEVGKVTSIPASTSNEMMPSYDVVYAQDMPQKEVPQNGISQSFCESRGMLYNSYEDRDRMNLDEQKKRYAALSQNPPPPNGRDEIQNTRNSKLCQSAGDMNKLHQERAPCASMEAVKDLSLHSESSQKPFTTGESKPENRSGSHGSPETVGEEAERSSHPEMPVPSPPGVAQVSKEDEGIQCDLTWWTEVQSGNSPESSLGSGRRGADQMSVGSQNQDEVNEVENNGCEGQVPSPTWLAQVNKVDEGIQCDMGCSEAQVEKFPQQMPSRGEETAPDSKTKGSWKQPDTNRKLSADKEEMIMNDETGEVYDENLKRYAKIKKTLKGRKLKELSSFSNVKTAYLLKKSAILTIVLPEDSEDSELEEEGDMDEVGCLLEEVSPQSPLTSSKERSYEAGRIIRMLPENSLPPQLMVWPTRNKCKLLQAYGECECVPAVYQWKRQDGCESTGIRLQSTPTMAKPEGLQSRRASYRPLECNCERAKTKVPYKVPEI; from the exons ATGAACTCTTCAGGAAACAACGAAAATTTTGAGGGCAGTAACTCCAGACCTTTCTTCTATGTGCATCCCATGGCCCAGCAGCCTCACCTGGGTCCCTGGTACCAGAATCCTGCCTATAATCCACTCTCCATTTCTGGGGCAG cTTTCACAAATGGAAGTCTGTATTTTCCAGTGGTGCTCAGTGAGTATCCTGCCTTCCTCGTCCCTCAATCCCCATTGCCTACTACTGTTAACCGAAGATCCATAGTCCCTATGTTTTATAACACGGCACAATTCCGGCAGTATGGTGGCtattgggaaaaaatgaaaacaaaggacaCGCAAACGGAAGCTGAACCTCAACAGGCTGAAAACTTGAATGAAAAACAAGACATGCACTCAGAAGGCGACGGCCCTGAGGTAGGAAAGGTGACCAGTATTCCTGCGAGTACAtcaaatgaaatgatgccatcgTATGATGTGGTTTATGCTCAGGATATGCCACAGAAGGAGGTGCCGCAAAATGGGATTTCACAAAGTTTCTGTGAAAGTAGAGGAATGCTTTATAACTCTTATGAGGATAGAGACCGCATGAACTTGGATGAACAAAAGAAGAGATATGCAGCTCTTTCCCAAAACCCACCACCTCCGAATGGCAGAGATGAGATCCAGAATACCCGGAACTCAAAATTGTGCCAGTCTGCTGGAGATATGAACAAGCTTCATCAGGAACGGGCACCCTGCGCCAGCATGGAAGCAGTTAAAGACCTGAGCCTACATTCAGAATCATCTCAGAAGCCCTTTACTACAGGGGAAAGTAAGCCAGAGAACAGGAGCGGGAGCCATGGCTCCCCTGAGACTGTGGGAGAAGAGGCAGAGCGCAGCAGCCACCCTGAGATGCCTGTCCCATCCCCTCCCGGCGTGGCTCAGGTCAGCAAAGAAGATGAGGGCATCCAGTGCGACTTGACTTGGTGGACTGAGGTACAGTCTGGGAATTCCCCTGAGTCTTCACTAGGAAGTGGTAGGAGGGGAGCAGATCAGATGTCAGTGGGGAGCCAGAACCAGGATGAAGTTAATGAAGTGGAGAACAATGGCTGCGAGGGGCAAGTTCCCTCCCCTACCTGGTTGGCCCAGGTCAACAAAGTGGATGAGGGCATCCAGTGTGACATGGGTTGCTCTGAAGCTCAGGTAGAGAAATTCCCCCAGCAAATGCCCTCTAGGGGTGAAGAGACAGCACCAGACAGCAAAACCAAGGGATCTTGGAAACAACCAGACACCAATAGGAAATTAAGTGCAGATAAAGAGGAAATGATCATGAATGATGAGACTGGGGAGGTATATGATGAGAACTTGAAAAGGTATGCGAAGATTAAAAAGACTCTGAAAGGCAGGAAGCTGAAAGAGCTGAGCAGCTTCTCAAATGTTAAGACAGCCTATCTGTTGAAGAAAAGTGCCATCTTGACCATCGTGCTTCCTGAGGATTCAGAAGACTCTGAGTTGGAAGAGGAGGGTGACATGGATGAGGTAGGATGCCTCCTTGAAGAAGTGAGTCCACAGAGTCCTCTGACATCTTCCAAAGAAAGGTCTTACGAGGCTGGAAGGATAATCAGGATGCTGCCGGAgaactctctccctccccaactTATGGTGTGGCCCAccagaaataaatgcaagttATTACAAGCTTATGGTGAATGTGAATGTGTCCCTGCAGTTTACCAGTGGAAACGACAGGATGGCTGTGAAAGCACTGGTATCAGGCTCCAAAGCACACCCACCATGGCCAAGCCAGAGGGACTGCAGTCCAGGAGGGCCTCTTACAGACCACTGGAAT GTAACTGTGAGAGAGCTAAAACCAAGGTCCCTTACAAAGTACCAGAGATTTGA